The nucleotide sequence CCCTGCCGCCCCGGGACAGAAGAACTTCGGCGGGCCGATTCCGGCGCCCGGCGCCGCCGGGCGGAAGCCGGCGGCCGGGGCGCCGCGCCCCGAACCCCGAATCAGGACCGTTTCCCTCGAGGACCTCTCGATGAGCGATCCCTTCATCTACCCTGACGGGAAGTCGCGCACCTATTACCTGACGGGCACCGGCGGGCGTCTCTACGAGAGCAAGGACCTCGAGACGTGGACCGGCCCCTATTCCATCATCGATCTCGAGGGGACGTGGATGGAAGGGAACTTCGTGGCGGCGGCGGAGATCCATCACATCGGGGACAGGTATTACCTGGCGGGCACCTGGAACGATCACGGGCACCTGATCGAAAACATTCCGCGCCGGTACAACGTTCCCACCAACCAGACCCAGCTGCTGGTGGCCGACACGCCCGCGGGGCCTTACAAGCCTCTGGTTCCCGAGTTCGAGTTCTGCCTCGGTCCCGGGGACTGGGACATTATCGACGGCACGCTCTATCAGGAAGAGGGTACGACCTACATGGTCTTCGTCCACGAGTGGACCCAGATCATCGACGGCACGATCGATTCCATGCCGCTCTCGGAGGACCTCACCCGTCGCACCGCCGAGCCCACTACCCTGTTTCGCGCCAGCGAGGCGCCATGGGCGAAGGAGATGAACAGTCTGGGCGAAGCGACCTTCGGCCTGAAGATGCCGGGGTGGGTGACCGACGGACCCCAGCTGTTCCGGACCCGGACGGGCAGGCTGGGAATGCTGTGGTCGAGTTGGGGCGAGCACCGCTACGCGCAGGGTATCGCCTATTCGGCGTCGGGAAGCATCCGGGGGCCATGGATGCAGGAGCCGGAGGCCTTCAAGGGGGACAACTCCGGGCACGGCATGCTCTTCCGGACATTCGAGGGGAAGCTGCTTTTCCTCCTTCATCACTCGGAAGGGAACGGGCCGCGCAAGCCGCAGCTCTGGAACGTCGACGATTCCGGCGACACACTCGTGCTGAAAGACAGGTACCGCTTCTGAGCCATGCTCAGGAGAGTCCGGTCGTTTTTGGGGCCGGGTTTCGAGACCACCGGCTCCCAGGTCCGCAATCAGGTGATCGGCCGCGCTCAATCCGGGTGGATTACGGGCAACGTGACATAGGATCTGTGGGCGGAATCGCGATGGATCGTCACCTTCGGAGCGGGATCGAGCCTCGGGGTCGTCCTGTCCGCGAACGTAATCGCCAGCCGTATGCGATGGCCTGCCTTGAAGACCGTCGATATGGGTAGCAGTTCGAATTCCAGCTCCACCGGCCGCCCGGGCTCCAGGGGCGCCGCGTCCGCCCCGTAGAAGCGGTGCCAGGGCAACCCGAGGTTGTTATAGGGCGCATCGTGCAGCTTTCGCAGGGAGGCCCGGAGCCGGCCGTGCACGTTATACGAGGCGGCCGAACCGTCCGGCGCGACATCCTCGATGGCGGCGATGAAATCTCCGTCGGTCGCGGTGGACGATACCCACAGGCTGACGGCGGGATGCCCGGTGACCTGCAGGTCCGCGCCGAGCGGGGCGGTTTCATATACCAGTCCCCCGGCCGCCGGGTTACCGGGCGTGACATCGTAGGCGACGACGGTTTGATCTTTTGAATCCGCCCCCGCCGGCTCTTCCGTGCCCAGCGAGCCCTCTCCCAGGTAGTACCGGGTCCTTGTTTCCTCGGGCAGGGGCCACCGTTTGGCCGAACGCCACTCGGTGCCGGCCGGAGCGTTGTAGGTGTAATAATAGACGGGATCTTCATCCATGATGCCGTTGTCGATCCCCTTGAGCCAATAGTCGAAGAAACGGCGCTCCTCGACGGTGATGTCGAATCCGGTCTGGCTCTGGACCGCTAGCCAGCCACAGTGGCCCGCGGGTCCCACGATCAGTTTCGCCGGGTTGGTCACGTTGTTGAAAGTAAAGAAAGCGCCGTGCTTGGTGGGCCCTTCGTCCCAGTTCGCGGCCAGATACATGGCGATTCCGGAAGAGCGGATCTCCTCCAGGTAGGTGTGGGGGCTGCTCCGGACCCACCACTGCCGGGATGCGGGGTCCGTGATGGCGCCGGCGATGCTGTCCCGGTAGGGCGCATAGCCGGGATCTTCAACCGTGCCGGCGTGCCCGGCAATGGCTGCACGCAACTGCGACCCGTCCGTATCGCCGTCCACCGGCGCCGCCGCCGCATCGCGGGCCTGTTGCGTGGACAGGAGCCTCGCGGGAGCGCCCTGGGCACTCGCCATGCCTCCGGGCACGCGAAAGGGATAGACATCGAATTCGCAACTCATCGGGAATACGGCCTTCAAATGGGGAGGCGCCGTCGTCACGGCCTGCATCTGGCTGCCGCCGGTGGCCGAACACCCCCACATTCCGATCTTGCCGTTGCTCCACGGCTGCTGCGCCAGCCATTCCGTGATGTCGTACGCATCGCGGCGCGCCGCAGTCACCCATTCGCCGCGGTTGAACGCCTCGTTATGCCCGAAGGACGCATAGAGGCCGCGGAAGTCCACGGTGGCGACCACGTAGCCGTATTTCACCAGCCTTCCCGCCGTTCCGGGGTAACTGTCCACCGTCAGGGCCCCGTCGTTGTTGGAATACCTGCGATTATAGGGCGTATGCATCCACAGGACCGGAAGCGGGGTTTCGACGACATCGCCGGTTGCTGCATCCTTCGGGCGATACAGGTCCATCGCGAGCCTGGTGCCGTCGCTCACCGGGACATACCGGGATGTCCTCTGGTAATCCTCGCCGTACATGGCGTCGCTGAAGCCGGAATATTCGCCCGGCCTGGAGATGCGATGGTCCGTGGATGCGCCCTCGTCACGGCAAGCGAGCGTAAAGGCACAGAAAACCAGGATTGTCAGCAAGGGGTATCGTTTCATGGTGCGGTTTCCTTTCATTCTTCATGTCTCCGATGATGCGTCAGGTCAACGGGACTTGCGGGGTCCATAGTGCGGGATGGCTTCGCCGTGCTCGCAGGCCCCTAGGCCGGCTGTCGGGCTCCGTGCCCGCGGCAAGGTCCATGCCCGCGTAATCGAGCGGGTCCGATTCGGTGATCACCACGTTGAGCCCGCTCGACCTCTTCCATCTTCACCAGGGCGGAAAGGGAGGAAAAGCGCGGCGCCCGGAAAACCGGCCGGGAGACAGGGAAATCCCCGTTGTGGCATGCCCCCCCTCATAGAAGCAAAAACCCATCATATCCCGGAACCGGGCAGGTTCCGCCCGAAACCGGGTGGTGCCGGCCGCGCACGTCCCACGCCCATGACGGCAAGGTCCCAGACGCATCCGCCGGCGCAGTTCCACCCCGCGTACCACAGGTAGGTCGCGCTTCTTTCGGGGATATAGGGATGGATGACGATGCCGGCGTGACGTTTGGCGACTTCGCCCCACAGGATATAGCTGGAAAAATGTCTCCGGATATCGCCGAAAAGATCGCACCCGTACCGGTCCGCGAACTCACGCCTGGCTTCGGGCCCCTGCAGCGGTTCGATATGGGTGGAAAGGTCATGCCCGTATTCCCGGGTGAAGCGGTCGATATCCTCCGCCGTTTTCAGGAAGAGTACCCGGGAAAGGTCGAGAAGGGTGACCTCGTGGAAGAAGCGGAGCCTTTCCGGGCGGAAGCGCGCGGCCTCGCACCACTCCTTCCAGCTGTCGTCCACGTCAAACCAGAAGCCGTTCGGCTTGGGATGCCCGCTCTGCGGGTAGGTCCGCCCGGTCAGTCGTACCGGCCGGGAGGACCAGTGACGGTAGACCATGGCGTCCTGCACCCCGTCAGGTTCATGCCCTCTCGATGCCCCCCTTGGGGGGCGTCCGGACGGAGCCGGGATGAGGGCCCCCGTCAGCCCATCCTCGCATCGATGAAGACAATCGGTTTTCCGACCCGTTTGATGACCAGCGGACAGTGGGGCGTGTTGGCCGGAATGAAGAAATAGCAGGAATAGTCGACCTTCCGGACCCTGTCGCCCAGCAGCATTTCGGCATCGGCGTCGAATTCGAGAAAATTTCTCCCGTCCCCCCCGATCAGGAATATCCACTGATCGTGGGCGTGGGAATGGGTGGCGCCGCCCAGGGTATCGGGCTTGGTGATATAGGCAAATCCTATCGCCAGTTTCGACTCGGGAATGTCCCCGGAACCCCATGCCGTGATCATGGGAGACGTGATCGTCGAGTGGATCGATTTCCAGGGCTTGAATTCGACCACATTCGGTTCCCTGACGACATTCCCCAGCTTGCTCATGTCCATTTTGCCGTAATAGTCCGGCTGCTGCGCCGCCGCGGCCGCATTCAGCGTGGACAGTACGCTGGCAAAGGCCATCCCGGCGGCTCCGGCGGATACGCTCTGAAAAAAATCCCTCCGGTTCGTTTCCCTTTTCCCCGTCATGTCTCCCTCCTGTTTAAGCATCCGTATTGGAACCAAAGCGCTGCCGCGAAAGGGCCGCGGGCGCTGCCCGGAAAATCCTTCCTCTGTAACGCCTTGAGAAATTGGAGGAAACCTGGGACCCATTATATGCGGATCCAGGAGGATGAGAAAGCGGAAATGATGCTCGAATGGCGCGGGGACAACAGGCCGGAATGACGCTATCGGGCGGTCATTCGGCCTTGAGCTCGTATCTGAAATTGCGCGTGACGGTCCCGGCGGCGTCCAGGTAGACGATCAGGAAATGCCGGTGAAGATCTCCAAGGTCCTGGAGGATCCACTGCTTCTCGTCGGCGCGCTCTTCGGGCGTCTCGTTGACGGTCAGGGTATGCAGTTTCTCGTAATGGTTGCCGAGCGAGACCCTGCACACGCGAGCCGTCACCCGCGCCTTCCCTTCAAGCTCCCGCAGGTTCAGAAAGACCCGACTGCGGCTCATGGCCGGGGAGGTGGAGATGAATTTCCGGTCCCCCGGTGCTATCAGGTTGCCCGATTGAACCCTTCCGAACTCCAGTTTTCTCGGTCCGATGGTGGCCCAGGTGTCGCTCCCGGTGATGGAATTCCAGAAGGCCACCATTTTGTCGGGCAATCGGGCGACGGCCGAAGTCGAGGCAACGCAGCTCCGGTAGGCTTCCTCCAGAATGGCCTCGCGGAACGCCATCGTCTCGTATCCCGAGGCGTCCGGGACATCCGCGGCCGCCCGGGTCAGGTGCACGGGGGTGGTGAGAAATCCGCAGGCGCTCTCAACGGACAATTCCAG is from Acidobacteriota bacterium and encodes:
- a CDS encoding CocE/NonD family hydrolase; this encodes MKRYPLLTILVFCAFTLACRDEGASTDHRISRPGEYSGFSDAMYGEDYQRTSRYVPVSDGTRLAMDLYRPKDAATGDVVETPLPVLWMHTPYNRRYSNNDGALTVDSYPGTAGRLVKYGYVVATVDFRGLYASFGHNEAFNRGEWVTAARRDAYDITEWLAQQPWSNGKIGMWGCSATGGSQMQAVTTAPPHLKAVFPMSCEFDVYPFRVPGGMASAQGAPARLLSTQQARDAAAAPVDGDTDGSQLRAAIAGHAGTVEDPGYAPYRDSIAGAITDPASRQWWVRSSPHTYLEEIRSSGIAMYLAANWDEGPTKHGAFFTFNNVTNPAKLIVGPAGHCGWLAVQSQTGFDITVEERRFFDYWLKGIDNGIMDEDPVYYYTYNAPAGTEWRSAKRWPLPEETRTRYYLGEGSLGTEEPAGADSKDQTVVAYDVTPGNPAAGGLVYETAPLGADLQVTGHPAVSLWVSSTATDGDFIAAIEDVAPDGSAASYNVHGRLRASLRKLHDAPYNNLGLPWHRFYGADAAPLEPGRPVELEFELLPISTVFKAGHRIRLAITFADRTTPRLDPAPKVTIHRDSAHRSYVTLPVIHPD
- a CDS encoding family 43 glycosylhydrolase, which gives rise to MKTLSISVLAAACFMMTLVTWGSGRPAAAQEHTRVKHPAVPGEQAPPAAPGQKNFGGPIPAPGAAGRKPAAGAPRPEPRIRTVSLEDLSMSDPFIYPDGKSRTYYLTGTGGRLYESKDLETWTGPYSIIDLEGTWMEGNFVAAAEIHHIGDRYYLAGTWNDHGHLIENIPRRYNVPTNQTQLLVADTPAGPYKPLVPEFEFCLGPGDWDIIDGTLYQEEGTTYMVFVHEWTQIIDGTIDSMPLSEDLTRRTAEPTTLFRASEAPWAKEMNSLGEATFGLKMPGWVTDGPQLFRTRTGRLGMLWSSWGEHRYAQGIAYSASGSIRGPWMQEPEAFKGDNSGHGMLFRTFEGKLLFLLHHSEGNGPRKPQLWNVDDSGDTLVLKDRYRF